From Salarias fasciatus chromosome 12, fSalaFa1.1, whole genome shotgun sequence, the proteins below share one genomic window:
- the hic2 gene encoding hypermethylated in cancer 2 protein, protein MELPNHAKQLLLQLNQQRTKGFLCDVIIVVENALFRAHKNILAASSIYFKSLVLHDNLINLDTEMVNPSVFRQILDFIYTGKLLSSSDQSSEQNFSALLTAASYLQLHDLAALCRKKLKRSGGKPLPGKPFTPGPLSRLRLNSQRLSSSTPAGPNNHYPPTPSDADQPQPDEGLRDKLSDDEMYIGSSGKNGNGEKGSSNGNLSSGGSAGEPDLGLDLSKKSPTSAGTATDALSPHSISQESPQSASVSTTNSASLDDSSTTLPGVDTCVSETMELNSSKTSEETQNQADGPPPQKKSRQGARKNEWPKKEASGLKSEDHDRPLVNGVIVGPKDGRSSGIGGGGGSGSFASDQSLPCKDEEDGGENGRDHSDESGQSDGDSAGGGGRGTRGGHHSANYVYRQEGFEPAFGDNLYVCIPCGKGFPSSEQLNAHVETHTEDELYIKEEGGTFVKEEDEEEAEDLSAPVGPSNFGSEARPFKCTVCSKSYKDPATLRQHEKSHWLTRPFPCNICGKMFTQRGTMTRHMRSHLGLKPFACEECGMRFTRQYRLTEHMRVHSGEKPYECQLCGGKFTQQRNLISHLRMHSSPS, encoded by the coding sequence ATGGAACTGCCAAATCATGCCAAACAACTGCTGCTGCAACTCAACCAGCAGAGAACCAAGGGCTTCCTGTGTGACGTTATCATCGTGGTGGAGAATGCACTCTTCCGTGCCCACAAGAACATCCTGGCTGCGAGCAGCATCTATTTCAAATCTTTGGTCCTCCACGATAACCTCATTAACCTCGACACAGAGATGGTCAACCCCTCTGTATTCAGACAAATTCTGGACTTCATTTACACTGGGAAGCTCCTGTCCTCGTCAGACCAGAGCAGTGAACAGAACTTCAGTGCCCTCTTAACCGCAGCCAGCTACCTCCAGCTCCACGACCTCGCCGCCCTGTGCAGGAAGAAGCTTAAGCGCAGTGGTGGGAAACCCCTCCCAGGTAAACCCTTCACTCCAGGTCCCCTCAGCCGCTTACGCCTCAACAGCCAGCGCCTTTCCTCCTCGACCCCTGCTGGCCCCAACAACCACTATCCTCCGACCCCTTCCGATGCCGACCAACCTCAGCCAGACGAAGGCCTTCGGGACAAACTCTCAGACGATGAGATGTACATCGGCAGCTCTGGGAAGAACGGAAACGGGGAAAAAGGCAGCAGTAACGGTAACCTCAGCAGTGGAGGAAGTGCTGGGGAGCCAGACCTCGGACTGGACCTGTCCAAGAAGAGTCCCACCTCTGCGGGCACAGCCACCGATGCCCTCAGCCCGCACAGCATCTCCCAAGAATCCCCTCAATCTGCCTCAGTATCCACAACCAACAGTGCCTCACTGGATgactcctccaccaccctcccAGGTGTCGACACCTGTGTCTCAGAAACCATGGAGCTCAACTCCTCTAAAACCTCAGAGGAAACCCAAAACCAGGCCGATGGGCCTCCGCCGCAGAAAAAATCCCGACAGGGTGCTCGCAAGAATGAGTGGCCTAAGAAAGAGGCGTCGGGTTTGAAGTCTGAAGATCACGACAGGCCGCTGGTTAACGGGGTGATTGTGGGTCCTAAAGATGGCCGCTCTTCTGGGattggaggaggcggcggcagtGGAAGCTTTGCGTCTGACCAGTCGCTCCCGTGTAAAGATGAGGAAGACGGAGGAGAGAACGGCCGGGACCACAGTGACGAGAGTGGGCAGAGTGACGGAGAcagtgcgggaggtggaggacgaggaaCCAGAGGGGGACACCACAGCGCCAACTACGTGTACCGGCAGGAAGGTTTTGAGCCAGCATTTGGAGACAACCTCTACGTGTGCATTCCCTGTGGCAAAGGCTTCCCCAGCTCGGAGCAGCTCAACGCTCACGTGGAGACACACACCGAGGATGAGCTCTACAttaaagaggagggagggacctttgtgaaagaagaagacgaggaggaggcagaggaccTCTCAGCCCCTGTGGGTCCCTCCAACTTTGGCTCTGAAGCCCGTCCGTTCAAGTGTACAGTCTGCAGTAAGAGCTACAAAGATCCGGCAACGCTGAGACAACATGAAAAGAGCCACTGGCTGACCAGGCCCTTCCCCTGCAACATCTGTGGCAAAATGTTCACTCAGAGGGGAACCATGACTCGCCACATGCGTAGCCACCTAGGCCTCAAGCCATTTGCATGTGAAGAGTGCGGCATGCGCTTCACACGCCAGTACCGTCTGACAGAGCACATGCGCGTCCACTCGGGGGAGAAGCCGTATGAATGCCAGCTATGTGGGGGGAAGTTTACCCAGCAACGCAACCTCATCAGTCACCTGAGAATGCACTCCTCGCCCTCTTAG